Proteins from one Hoplias malabaricus isolate fHopMal1 chromosome 2, fHopMal1.hap1, whole genome shotgun sequence genomic window:
- the LOC136678947 gene encoding mucin-2-like has protein sequence MSQEQRGPTEGSVTDSTEPRGPTEDSATDPTEPGGPTEDSATDPTEPGGPTEGSATYPTEPGGPTEGSATYPTEPGGPTEDSATDLTEPGGPTEDSATDPTEPGGPTEGSATYPTEPGGPTEDSATDPTEPRGPTEGSVTDDPTEPGGPTEGSATYPTEPGGPTEDSDRNSTESRGPTEGAVTDDSTEPRGPTEDSVSDSTEPRGPTEGSVTDSTEPRGPTEDSDTDLTEPGGPTEGSVTDSTEPRGPTEDSDTNTTEPRGPTENSAANSTEPRGPTGESVRDSTEPRGPTEDSVTDSTEPRGPTGDSATDSTEPRGPTEGSAIDSTEPRGPTEGSVTDSTEPGGPTEDSDTNSTEPRGPTENLAADSTEPRGPTEGSATDFTEPRTPTEGSATDYSTEPRGPIEDSVTDSTEPRGPTEDSVTDSTEPRGPTEGSVTDPTEPRGPTEGSVTDDPTEPGGPTEDSATDPTEPGGPTEGSATYPTEPRGPTEDSATDPTEPRGPTEGSVTDDPTEPGGPTEGSATYPTEPGGPTEDSDRNSTESRGPTEGAVTDDSTEPRGPTEDSVSDSTEPRGPTEGSVTDSTEPRGPTEDSDTNTTEPRGPTENSAANSTEPRGPRGESVRDSTEPRGPTEDSATDSTEPRGPTGDSATDSTEPRGPTEGSAIDSTEPRGPTEGSVTDSTEPGGPTEDSDTNSTEPRGPTENLAAHSTEPRGPTEGSATDFTEPRTPTEGSATDYSTEPRGSVTDSTEPRGPTEDSATDFTEPRDTTEDSVTDSTESIGPTEDSATDSTEPRGPTEGSVTDSTEPRGPTEVSATDATEPRGPTEYSVTDDSTELRGPAEDSVTDPTEPRGPTEYSVTDDTTEPRGPTEDSVTDDSTEPRGPTEGSVTDSTEPRGPAEGSALDSTEPRGPTEGSAIDSTEPRGPTGESVTDSTEPRGPTEDSATDSLSQEVQQEIQLQTPLSQEVQQKVQL, from the exons ATGAGCCAAGAGCaaagaggtccaacagaaggttcagttacagactccactgagccaagaggtccaacagaagatTCAGCTACAGACCCCACTGAGCCAGGAGGTCCAACAGAAGATTCAGCTACAGACCCCACTGAGCCAGGAGGTCCAACAGAAGGCTCAGCTACATACCCCACTGAGCCAGGAGGTCCAACAGAAGGCTCAGCTACATACCCCACTGAGCCAGGAGGTCCAACAGAAGATTCAGCTACAGACCTCACTGAGCCAGGAGGTCCAACAGAAGATTCAGCTACAGACCCCACTGAGCCAGGAGGTCCAACAGAAGGCTCAGCTACATACCCCACTGAGCCAGGAGGTCCAACAGAAGATTCAGCTACAGACcccactgagccaagaggtccaacagaaggtTCAGTTACAGACGACCCCACTGAGCCAGGAGGTCCAACAGAAGGCTCAGCTACATACCCCACTGAGCCAGGAGGTCCAACAGAAGATTCAGATAGAAACTCCACTGAGTCAAGAGGTCCAACAGAGGGTGCCGTTACAGACGACTCaactgagccaagaggtccaacagaagattcagtttcagactccactgagccaagaggtccaacagaaggttcagttacagactccactgagccaagaggtccaacagaagatTCAGATACAGACCTCACTGAGCCAGGAGGTCCAACAGAAGGTTCAGTtacagactccactgagccaagaggtccaacagaagatTCAGATACAAACaccactgagccaagaggtccaacagaaaATTCAGCTGCAaactccactgagccaagaggtccaacaggaGAATCAGTTAgagactccactgagccaagaggtccaacagaagattcagttacagactccactgagccaagaggtccaacaggaGATTCAGCtacagactccactgagccaagaggtccaacagaaggtTCAGCTAtagactccactgagccaagaggtccaacagaaggttcagttacagactccactgagccaGGAGGTCCAACAGAAGATTCAGATACAaactccactgagccaagaggtccaacagaaaATTTAGCTGcagactccactgagccaagaggtccaacgGAAGGTTCAGCTACAGACTTCACTGAGCCAAGAACTCCAACAGAAGGTTCAGCTACAGACtactccactgagccaagaggtccaatagaagattcagttacagactccactgagccaagaggtccaacagaagattcagttacagactccactgagccaagaggtccaacagaaggtTCAGTTACAGACcccactgagccaagaggtccaacagaaggtTCAGTTACAGACGACCCCACTGAGCCAGGAGGTCCAACAGAAGATTCAGCTACAGACCCCACTGAGCCAGGAGGTCCAACAGAAGGCTCAGCTACATACcccactgagccaagaggtccaacagaagatTCAGCTACAGACcccactgagccaagaggtccaacagaaggtTCAGTTACAGACGACCCCACTGAGCCAGGAGGTCCAACAGAAGGCTCAGCTACATACCCCACTGAGCCAGGAGGTCCAACAGAAGATTCAGATAGAAACTCCACTGAGTCAAGAGGTCCAACAGAGGGTGCCGTTACAGACGACTCaactgagccaagaggtccaacagaagattcagtttcagactccactgagccaagaggtccaacagaaggttcagttacagactccactgagccaagaggtccaacagaagatTCAGATACAAACaccactgagccaagaggtccaacagaaaATTCAGCTGCAaactccactgagccaagaggtccaagAGGAGAATCAGTTAgagactccactgagccaagaggtccaacagaagattcagctacagactccactgagccaagaggtccaacaggaGATTCAGCtacagactccactgagccaagaggtccaacagaaggtTCAGCTAtagactccactgagccaagaggtccaacagaaggttcagttacagactccactgagccaGGAGGTCCAACAGAAGATTCAGATACAaactccactgagccaagaggtccaacagaaaATTTAGCTGCAcactccactgagccaagaggtccaacgGAAGGTTCAGCTACAGACTTCACTGAGCCAAGAACTCCAACAGAAGGTTCAGCTACAGACtactccactgagccaagag gttcagttacagactccactgagccaagaggtccaacagaagatTCAGCTACAGACTTCACTGAGCCAAGAGATACAACAGAAGATTCAGTTACAGACTCCACTGAGTCAATAGGTCCAACAGAAGATTCAGCtacagactccactgagccaagaggtccaacagaaggttcagttacagactccactgagccaagaggtccaacagaagtTTCAGCCACAGACgccactgagccaagaggtccaaccGAATATTCAGTTACAGACGACTCCACTGAGCTAAGAGGTCCAGCAGAAGATTCAGTTACAGACcccactgagccaagaggtccaacagaatATTCAGTTACAGATGACACCACTGAaccaagaggtccaacagaagattcagttacagacgattccactgagccaagaggtccaacagaaggttcagttacagactccactgagccaagaggtccagcAGAAGGTTCAGCTTtagactccactgagccaagaggtccaacagaaggtTCAGCTAtagactccactgagccaagaggtccaacaggagaatcagttacagactccactgagccaagaggtccaacagaagatTCAGCTACAGACTCcctgagccaagaggtccaacaggaGATTCAGCtacagactccactgagccaagaggtccaacagaaggtTCAGCTAtag